A stretch of the Methanofervidicoccus abyssi genome encodes the following:
- a CDS encoding site-2 protease family protein, producing the protein MLSFRIAKIMGIPIELHITFILLLVLVYYFWGLDGLILYIFLFASVVLHELAHSYVAKKHGVYIEKILLLPIGGMAMMSKIPKKGELKIAIAGPIVSILLGITLTVLSSLIGGPILRINGINYPLLTTVGILNIFLGVFNLLPAFPMDGGRILRALLASKMDYLKATKIASIVGQYFSFLLLLFGVLSFNIILILIALFIYYGASQEYNALVAEEIFDKIKAKDIMNPRIVSVSPTDSVRDLVYLMFKYRYMGYPVIENGKLVGTVSFNDITTVSDQIAIRDIMKPPVTVPEDATLNDVIFKLGSSDRVYVMDKNDRLRGIISKTDVLRILRILRLKDNDIIKKISL; encoded by the coding sequence ATGCTGTCATTTAGAATAGCTAAAATTATGGGTATCCCTATAGAGCTTCATATAACCTTTATACTTCTTCTTGTGCTGGTGTACTATTTCTGGGGTTTGGATGGTCTCATACTCTATATATTCCTCTTTGCATCTGTAGTATTACACGAGTTAGCCCACTCCTACGTAGCTAAAAAGCATGGGGTGTATATTGAGAAGATACTCCTCCTCCCCATTGGAGGTATGGCAATGATGAGTAAGATCCCTAAGAAGGGAGAGTTGAAAATAGCCATCGCAGGTCCTATAGTTAGTATCCTCCTAGGTATTACTTTGACTGTCCTCTCAAGCCTTATAGGAGGCCCTATACTACGTATAAATGGTATAAATTATCCCCTCCTCACTACAGTCGGTATTTTAAATATCTTTTTGGGAGTTTTTAATCTTCTTCCAGCCTTTCCAATGGATGGAGGTAGGATACTTAGGGCTCTTCTGGCCTCAAAGATGGATTACTTAAAGGCCACCAAAATAGCATCCATAGTAGGTCAGTATTTCTCTTTTCTTCTCCTCCTATTTGGTGTTCTCTCCTTCAATATTATACTAATCCTCATTGCACTCTTCATATATTATGGAGCTTCTCAAGAATACAATGCACTGGTTGCAGAGGAAATATTCGATAAGATAAAGGCAAAGGATATTATGAATCCTAGAATAGTATCTGTCTCCCCCACAGATTCTGTTAGAGACTTAGTGTATCTGATGTTTAAGTATAGGTATATGGGATATCCAGTTATAGAAAATGGAAAACTTGTTGGAACTGTATCTTTTAACGATATTACTACCGTGAGTGATCAGATAGCTATAAGAGATATTATGAAACCACCTGTAACGGTACCAGAAGATGCTACTTTAAATGATGTAATATTTAAGTTAGGTAGTTCCGATAGAGTCTACGTCATGGATAAAAATGACAGATTAAGGGGCATTATATCTAAAACAGATGTGTTGAGAATACTTAGAATACTGAGATTAAAAGACAACGATATAATTAAAAAGATTAGTTTATAA
- a CDS encoding 7-cyano-7-deazaguanine synthase translates to MENNKFLKSSNKEELKCEICLNTSKTSKVINYEGKNICMECYYSIKYPRDPQKMKKEIEEILKNTKKKNRYHCIVALSGGKDSTVALYLLIKEFKVNPLCVTVDNKYISDEAIENCRNITRYLNIDWMVLNRDFTELFKDTISRGESPCRRCSERIMREIWKIARMLNIDVIVTGHELPFGTSSLKRLEGGITVVRLLAGYKLTDEERRKILKELPWKDSKLGGYTTNCLVLAPAIREFYKKYDYSFEFRRICAMVRYGLIDRDKALQLLKCPEVPDEIYEELKRRGLDIKH, encoded by the coding sequence ATGGAAAATAACAAATTCTTAAAATCCAGCAACAAAGAAGAATTAAAATGTGAGATCTGCCTCAATACCAGTAAAACCTCCAAGGTAATAAACTACGAAGGAAAAAATATCTGTATGGAATGTTACTACTCCATCAAATATCCGAGGGATCCACAAAAGATGAAAAAAGAAATAGAAGAAATACTAAAAAATACGAAAAAGAAAAATAGATACCACTGTATAGTAGCACTCTCTGGAGGGAAGGATAGCACGGTGGCACTCTATCTCCTGATCAAAGAGTTCAAGGTGAATCCTCTATGTGTCACGGTGGATAATAAGTATATCTCAGATGAAGCTATAGAAAACTGCCGTAATATTACAAGATATCTAAATATAGATTGGATGGTTTTAAATAGGGACTTTACAGAACTCTTCAAAGATACTATCTCGAGGGGAGAATCCCCCTGTAGGAGATGTTCCGAGCGTATAATGAGGGAAATATGGAAGATTGCAAGGATGTTGAATATCGACGTAATAGTTACAGGCCACGAGTTGCCTTTTGGAACTTCCTCTCTGAAAAGGTTAGAGGGAGGAATAACTGTTGTAAGATTACTGGCAGGTTATAAGTTAACAGATGAAGAGAGACGTAAAATCCTAAAGGAACTCCCTTGGAAAGATTCTAAGTTGGGAGGATACACTACCAACTGTCTAGTCCTAGCACCTGCAATAAGGGAGTTTTATAAGAAGTACGACTACAGTTTTGAATTCAGAAGGATCTGCGCCATGGTTAGGTATGGATTAATAGATAGAGATAAAGCTCTCCAGCTGTTGAAGTGTCCAGAGGTTCCAGATGAAATATACGAAGAATTAAAAAGAAGAGGGTTAGATATAAAACATTAA
- a CDS encoding DUF1786 domain-containing protein, whose product MDIMCIDIGKGTQDILYLNMERDNIENAIKLILPSPTRIVADKILEMEKDLKIDGKVMGGGPVNRAIFQHIEKGYKVIMTKRCARTVRDDLEEVVKRGITLRDSVDPPDIILGDLDFEMFKKIFWEVGIEFKPDVVAVACQDHGFVKGQSDRITRFNYFREQLKRFSNPLNYIIVEEGGIFSRFNSILETLKENSYRGFVMDSKIASICGILDYAMDEGIEEFIGLDIGNGHTLGVSIKDGKIRGIFEHHTNMLTPEKLMDIVDRLAEGILRNEDIYEDGGHGAVVLEGIEPQEVLITGPNREMFKRYGKYAYPGGDVMITGCVGLLRAFIYNRDRLLGQIL is encoded by the coding sequence ATGGATATAATGTGTATAGACATCGGTAAAGGCACCCAGGATATTCTCTACTTAAACATGGAGAGAGACAATATTGAAAACGCTATAAAGTTAATTCTCCCATCACCTACGAGGATAGTTGCTGATAAGATCTTGGAGATGGAGAAAGATCTAAAGATAGACGGTAAAGTAATGGGTGGAGGTCCTGTTAATAGGGCTATATTTCAACATATAGAGAAGGGATATAAAGTTATAATGACTAAAAGATGTGCAAGGACTGTTAGGGACGACTTAGAGGAGGTGGTAAAGAGGGGAATAACACTGAGGGATAGTGTGGATCCTCCAGATATAATACTTGGAGATTTGGATTTCGAGATGTTTAAAAAGATATTTTGGGAGGTGGGGATAGAATTTAAGCCAGATGTAGTTGCTGTTGCGTGCCAGGATCACGGATTTGTTAAAGGGCAAAGTGATAGAATTACAAGGTTTAACTACTTCAGGGAACAACTGAAGAGATTTTCCAACCCTTTGAATTATATAATAGTAGAGGAAGGAGGTATATTTTCCAGGTTTAATAGTATATTAGAAACCTTGAAAGAGAACAGCTATAGGGGGTTTGTGATGGACAGTAAGATAGCCTCCATCTGTGGTATATTGGACTATGCCATGGATGAGGGAATAGAGGAATTTATAGGGTTAGATATTGGCAACGGCCATACGTTAGGAGTCTCCATAAAAGATGGAAAGATAAGAGGTATATTTGAACACCATACTAATATGCTTACACCTGAGAAGTTGATGGATATAGTTGATAGACTTGCAGAGGGCATATTGAGAAACGAGGATATATATGAAGATGGAGGCCATGGTGCTGTAGTGTTAGAAGGGATAGAACCTCAGGAGGTGCTGATTACAGGACCAAATAGAGAGATGTTCAAAAGGTACGGGAAGTACGCTTACCCTGGTGGAGATGTTATGATCACAGGATGTGTGGGATTGTTAAGGGCTTTTATATATAACAGGGATAGGTTGTTAGGACAGATTTTATAG